A region from the Metarhizium brunneum chromosome 7, complete sequence genome encodes:
- the gsk3 gene encoding Protein kinase gsk3, protein MSHRPNAFNNLRMGEVIREKVQDGITGETRDLQYTQCKIVGNGSFGVVFQTKLSPSGEDAAIKRVLQDKRFKNRELQIMRIVRHPNIVQLKAFYYSNGERKDEVYLNLVQEFVPETVYRASRFFNKMKTTMPILEVKLYTYQLFRALAYIHSQGICHRDIKPQNLLLDPNSGILKLCDFGSAKILVENEPNVSYICSRYYRAPELIFGATNYTTKIDVWSTGCVMAELMLGQPLFPGESGIDQLVEIIKVLGTPTREQIRTMNPNYMEHKFPQIKPHPFNKVFRKADASAIDLIARLLEYTPTERQSAIDAMVHPFFDELRDPGTKLPDSRHGSGQLRDLPALFDFTRHELSIAPHLNAQLVPAHIKPVLASQGLDIDNFTPMTKQEMIAKLD, encoded by the exons ATGTCTCATCGGCCAAATGCATTCAACAACCTCAGGATGGGGG AGGTCATTCGTGAGAAGGTTCAAGATGGAATTACAGGAGAAACCAGGGACTTGCAATACACGCAATGCAAGATTGTAGGCAATGGTTCATTTGGTGTAGTGTTTCAAACCAAGCTGTCTCCGTCAGGAGAAGATGCCGCTATCAAGCGGGTTTTACAAGACAAGAGATTCAAG AACCGTGAACTCCAAATAATGCGAATCGTCCGACACCCCAATATCGTCCAGCTCAAAGCCTTTTACTACTCCAACGGTGAAAGG AAAGATGAAGTTTATCTGAATTTGGTCCAAGAATTTGTTCCTGAAACCGTCTACCGAGCGTCTCGATTTTTCAACAAGATGAAGACTACCATGCCCATCCTGGAAGTTAAGCTGTATACGTACCAACTCTTTAGAGCACTGGCATACATTCACTCCCAAGGAATTTGCCACCGTGATATTAAGCCCCAGAATCTTCTACTCGACCCTAACAGTGGTATTCTTAAATTGTGCGATTTCGGTAGCGCCAAGATCCTTGTCGAGAACGAGCCCAATGTCTCGTATATCTGCTCTCGATACTACCGTGCCCCCGAGCTCATTTTTGGTGCCACCAACTACACGACCAAGATTG ATGTTTGGTCAACTGGATGCGTCATGGCCGAGTTGATGCTAGGCCAGCCATTGTTTCCTGGCGAGTCTGGTATTGACCAATTAGTCGAAATTATCAAGGTCCTTGGCACGCCAACGCGAGAGCAAATCCGTACCATGAACCCCAACTATATGGAGCACAAGTTTCCTCAGATCAAGCCTCACCCGTTCAATAAGGTGTTCCGTAAGGCAGATGCGAGTGCAATTGACCTGATTGCAAGATTGCTCGAATATACGCCGACCGAGCGACAATCAGCCATTGACGCAATGGTACACCCATTCTTCGACGAGCTCCGGGATCCAGGCACCAAGTTGCCTGACTCACGACATGGCTCCGGTCAGCTCCGAGACCTGCCTGCTCTGTTCGACTTTACGCGACATG AGCTGTCCATTGCGCCGCACCTGAACGCACAGCTTGTTCCTGCTCACATTAAACCGGTTTTGGCCTCACAAGGACTTGATATCGACAACTTCACGCCGATGACGAAGCAGGAGATGATTGCCAAACTGGACTGA
- the cbc1 gene encoding Nuclear cap-binding protein subunit 1 → MADYDKRQSGGQNNRKRRYRDDDDHHDRRQQRRRVDSAPVGVRLRRQLLSLADSPLRRWSEEVTSIARMVTDNYDDENLRNNFVDLALQLAVEQPLKTPFVGAVVVVANAFKTELVDVVLARLATGLEENIAKGQWREVKLLLKLLACLQGCLEGSGIFPLLEELFMRAADLQTASSDDVIGTEIVKIILLTIPYAMAAAPGHFIQQAADIMEKTDVIASEPHALQALVDPFHPEGNDESPASSMNLCMLLQKQLQAEASKNWALACIPRPWEMPLEEVEVQEKLANAAKHALPAIAVPPTAIAGPRLLFPEIYFSVYGGQEVESVPPPSNIAASLIRDALADTINVLHFNRNATARFLMDLDCYFADGTFVKRATPFDELRNQPDHRSTWKPEDVAVDAVFSQFFQLPKSEHKVVYYHAVLTEACKLAPAAIAPSLGRAIRFLYRNMPRTDLELSYRFLDWFSHHLSNFGFTWKWAEWSEDTVLPDLHPCKWFLLGALDKEIRLSFAQRIQKTLPKPYHALIGPDKEKDVPDFKYTNPDTPFAKEGQEISTLLRRKAPDEEIQPLIDSIQAQAKEQALDPVVASTDVFMTAVCWVGSKSLSHVLACIDRTKGRLIDVGTAHPAARSQIISSIMNYWAAHPGVAITIIEKLLNYSILTPFSIVDWTLVASSPSNGTQGGEALGRSHIFELVANTVAKVSGRVRQLLTSPDADADTRDKEVSSMRDLFAAINDALASWASGSKDQLMEDGDGSSEREAMIRRWGQRWLRVFQRLAAIEETFVAEAKNGRWTSTADAASEAAAQPGGAQE, encoded by the exons ATGGCGGACTATGATAAACGCCAGTCTGGCGGGCAAAACAACCGCAAGAGGCGATATAGAG ATGACGATGATCACCATGACCGCCGTCAGCAGCGCCGACGCGTGGACTCGGCGCCTGTGGGGGTCCGCCTTCGACGTCAACTGCTAAGCCTTGCCGATTCCCCGTTGCGCCGATGGTCCGAGGAGGTCACGTCCATTGCGCGAATGGTCACGGACAactacgacgacgagaacCTGCGCAACAACTTTGTCGACCTTGCGCTGCAGCTGGCCGTGGAGCAGCCCCTCAAAACACCATTTGTCGGTGCcgtcgtggtggtggccaaTGCGTTCAAGACGGAGCTGGTGGATGTGGTGCTTGCCCGTCTGGCAACTGGGCTGGAGGAGAATATCGCAAAGGGCCAGTGGAGAGAGGTGAAGCTTctgctgaagctgctggcGTGCCTGCAAGGGTGCTTGGAAGGGAGTGGCATCTTTCCGTTGTTGGAGGAGTTGTTTATGAGGGCTGCGGATTTGCAGACTGCAAGCTCGGATGAT GTTATCGGAACAGAAATCGTCAAGATTATTCTTCTTACCATTCCCTATGCGATGGCTGCTGCGCCAGGTCATTTCATCCAACAGGCCGCGGACATTATGGAAAAGACGGACGTCATTGCTTCCGAACCACACGCTCTCCAAGCCCTCGTCGATCCGTTCCATCCCGAAGGAAACGACGAAAGCCCCGCTTCATCAATGAACCTGTGTATGTTGCTCCAGAAACAGCTGCAGGCCGAGGCGTCCAAGAACTGGGCGCTTGCTTGCATCCCTCGACCCTGGGAAATGCCGCTAGAGGAGGTCGAGGTTCAAGAGAAGCTTGCGAATGCGGCCAAGCATGCACTCCCCGCGATTGCCGTTCCTCCCACAGCCATCGCCGGGCCTCGCCTGCTGTTCCCGGAGATTTACTTCTCTGTGTACGGTGGCCAAGAGGTCGAATCGGTCCCGCCTCCGAGCAACATTGCCGCATCTCTTATCCGTGATGCACTCGCCGACACCATCAACGTTTTACACTTCAACAGAAATGCTACTGCTCGATTCTTGATGGATCTTGATTGCTACTTCGCCGACGGGACGTTTGTCAAGCGGGCTACTCCATTCGACGAGCTGCGCAACCAGCCCGATCATCGTTCAACATGGAAGCCCGAAGATGTTGCAGTGGATGCCGTCTTTTCACAGTTTTTCCAGCTTCCCAAGTCTGAACACAAGGTCGTATACTATCACGCCGTCCTGACTGAAGCCTGCAAACTTGCGCCAGCAGCTATTGCCCCCAGTCTTGGAAGAGCCATACGGTTCCTGTACCGCAACATGCCGCGGACAGATCTTGAACTCAGCTACCGTTTTTTGGATTGGTTCTCACATCATCTCAGCAACTTTGGGTTCACTTGGAAGTGGGCTGAGTGGTCCGAAGATACTGTCTTACCTGACCTCCACCCGTGCAAATGGTTCCTGCTCGGCGCCTTGGACAAGGAGATTCGGCTAAGTTTTGCACAGAGAATCCAAAAGACGCTTCCAAAACCATACCACGCCCTTATTGGGCCTGACAAGGAGAAAGACGTGCCTGATTTCAAATATACAAATCCTG ATACCCCCTTTGCCAAGGAAGGCCAAGAAATCAGCACCCTCCTACGACGCAAAGCACCAGATGAAGAAATCCAGCCTCTCATCGACAGCatccaagcccaagccaaggAGCAAGCCCTCgaccccgtcgtcgccaGCACAGATGTCTTCATGACAGCCGTGTGCTGGGTTGGATCCAAATCACTGAGCCACGTGCTCGCATGCATCGACCGCACAAAGGGCCGCCTCATCGACGTCGGCACCGCGCACCCGGCCGCCCGCTCCCAAATCATCTCGTCCATCATGAACTACTGGGCCGCCCACCCGggcgtcgccatcaccatcatcgaAAAGCTCCTCAACTACTCCATCCTGACGCCCTTTTCCATCGTGGACTGGACCCTCGTCGCCAGCAGCCCCTCCAACGGCACgcagggcggcgaggccCTCGGCCGCTCTCACATCTTTGAGCTCGTGGCCAACACGGTCGCCAAGGTGAGCGGGCGCGTCCGCCAGCTCCTCACGTCCCCCGACGCAGACGCCGACACCCGCGACAAGGAGGTCTCTTCGATGCGCGACCTGttcgccgccatcaacgacGCCCTAGCCAGCTGGGCCTCGGGCAGCAAAGACCAACTCATGGAGGACGGGGACGGGTCCTCGGAGCGGGAGGCCATGATCCGGAGGTGGGGGCAGCGCTGGCTCCGTGTTTTCCAGCGCCTAGCCGCCATAGAGGAGACGTTTGttgccgaggccaagaacgGCCGGTGGACAAGCACGGCCGACGCCGCaagcgaggcggcggcgcaaccAGGCGGCGCCCAGGAGTGA